One window from the genome of Anopheles coluzzii chromosome X, AcolN3, whole genome shotgun sequence encodes:
- the LOC120948033 gene encoding uncharacterized protein LOC120948033, producing the protein MRWIWAAVVVAVLAAANLSASDPSTTLSFESLSSQQQQQQQESDQSDALIATIFATIDHLDIVNGAAGAAETQLLQHRTVRWFDGEPATLCGAPPASEHSECFAPSERPTDRHQWDGALAGAGLILYGSVAKLDRYACLFEPAGTYLLVDEPSRSPLEQAHLRRLLGTLWTTRGAYRVYVRARGQLYGYDPFRRPAGAAEYGALVQLEDGRPLPTVPLTDFGGYPLRIEVFRSVYSSPDERASASKADQITYSGPDVMARDVFCRALNVTVIPVPADRDLFGDRLPNGSFTGALGRLVRREVDIVFTGFFIKDYFARDVEFTAGLYSDAVCCLVRKASRIPEALLPLYIFPGDIWALLGALGLACASVWALLRWCVRHIKPPAGGLWSRRHRLAVLFNLPRSLRAAGPVRRTVQLYVDSFILLVSAPYQRFTRSGVERLFLTGLLLVSLIFVSLYTSGLAAVFVNPLYYPDIGTLQQLDESGMAIPVKYRGFLDDVFAVNYSRLMDSLRARMQHLPAKESMLARVARLGNIATVTRRTTLALDNAIYLTTRQLHMVPECPRTYNLAYVMPHRSAFGEQFNKVLLRLVGGGLVDHWIEQARYGWTLRDWRVARRMMESNFKVLTVLDMQFAFYVLAIGLTVSVAVIGAELVHFHRAHRGDGHGVNVLLRK; encoded by the exons ATGCGTTGGATCTGGGCTGCTGTGGTGGTTGCGGTACTAGCAGCTGCTAACCTTTCGGCCAGTGATCCCTCAACCACGCTGTCTTTCGAAAGCCTTtcctcgcagcagcagcagcagcagcaggaaagcGACCAATCCGACGCACTGATTGCCACCATCTTCGCCACCATCGACCATCTGGACATCGTGAATGGTGCCGCGGGCGCAGCGGAAACTCAACTGCTGCAGCATCGCACCGTCCGGTGGTTCGACGGGGAACCGGCGACGCTGTGCGGCGCCCCACCCGCCAGTGAGCATTCCGAGTGCTTCGCCCCATCCGAACGTCCAACCGATCGGCACCAGTGGGATGGAGCGCTGGCCGGGGCAGGCCTCATCCTGTACGGTTCGGTGGCGAAATTAGACCGCTACGCGTGTCTGTTCGAACCGGCCGGGACGTATCTGCTGGTGGACGAGCCGTCCCGTTCGCCGCTCGAGCAGGCGCACCTTCGCCGGCTGCTCGGGACGCTCTGGACGACACGGGGCGCGTACCGGGTGTACGTGCGTGCCCGGGGGCAGCTGTACGGGTACGATCCGTTCCGGCGGCCGGCCGGTGCGGCCGAGTACGGTGCGCTGGTGCAGCTGGAGGATGGCCGACCGCTACCGACCGTACCGCTGACGGACTTTGGCGGGTATCCGTTGCGGATCGAGGTGTTCCGCTCGGTGTACAGCAGTCCGGACGAGCGGGCCAGCGCGTCGAAGGCGGACCAGATCACGTACAGCGGGCCCGACGTGATGGCACGGGACGTCTTCTGTCGCGCCCTTAATGTTACGG TGATACCGGTGCCGGCCGATCGGGACCTGTTCGGCGATCGGCTCCCGAACGGCAGCTTTACCGGTGCGCTCGGGCGGCTCGTGCGGCGCGAGGTCGACATCGTGTTTACCGGCTTCTTCATCAAGGATTACTTTGCGCGCGACGTCGAGTTCACTGCCGGCCTGTACTCGGACGCGGTCTGCTGCCTGGTGCGGAAGGCGAGCCGCATCCCGGAGGCGCTGCTCCCGCTCTACATTTTCCCCGGCGACATCTGGGCGCTGCTCGGGGCGCTCGGCCTAGCCTGCGCGAGCGTGTGGGCGCTGTTGCGCTGGTGCGTCCGGCACATCAAACCCCCGGCCGGGGGGCTCTGGTCGCGGCGGCACCGGCTCGCCGTGCTGTTCAATCTGCCGCGCAGCCTGCGGGCGGCCGGCCCGGTCCGCCGCACCGTCCAGCTGTACGTGGACAGCTTCATACTGCTGGTGAGCGCACCGTACCAGCGCTTCACCCGGTCCGGCGTCGAGCGGCTGTTCCTCACCGGCCTGCTGCTCGTCAGCCTCATCTTCGTCTCGCTCTACACGTCCGGGCTGGCGGCCGTGTTCGTGAACCCGCTGTACTACCCGGACATTGGcacgctgcagcagctggACGAGAGCGGCATGGCGATCCCGGTCAAGTACCGCGGCTTCCTCGACGACGTGTTCGCGGTCAACTACAGCCGGCTGATGGATTCGCTGCGCGCCCGCATGCAGCACCTGCCGGCGAAGGAGTCGATGCTGGCGCGGGTCGCCCGGCTCGGCAACATCGCGACCGTGACGCGCAGGACGACGCTCGCGCTCGACAACGCGATCTACCTGACGACGCGCCAGCTGCACATGGTGCCGGAGTGTCCGCGCACGTACAACCTGGCGTACGTGATGCCGCACCGGTCCGCGTTCGGCGAGCAGTTCAACAAGGTGCTGCTGCGCCTGGTGGGCGGCGGGCTGGTCGACCACTGGATCGAGCAGGCCCGGTACGGCTGGACGCTGCGGGACTGGCGCGTCGCGCGGCGCATGATGGAGTCCAACTTCAAGGTGCTGACCGTGCTGGACATGCAGTTCGCGTTCTACGTGCTCGCGATCGGACTGACCGTGAGTGTGGCGGTGATCGGGGCCGAGCTGGTGCACTTTCACCGGGCGCACCGAGGGGACGGGCACGGTGTCAATGTATTGCTGAGGAAGTAA
- the LOC120948066 gene encoding uncharacterized protein LOC120948066 has product MAAYRKDSVNCGWSGHFARFLRDTVPDVSLMRAYLREQRPFLPRVVPKLSSDYVAIDSAYRTARLATTDGRQVVVKGTLVVNLQWLRDGLPIAALSAERIMCKVYELANEAWHQIPGDILYVWCTLMPDGITAWLMTDEEQAILKPHDVDPLAG; this is encoded by the exons ATGGCCGCGTACCGTAAGGATTCGGTAAATTGCGGCTGGTCGGGACACTTTGCGCGCTTCCTGCGGGACACCGTGCCGGACGTATCGCTGATGCGTGCGTACCTTCGCGAACAGCGCCCGTTTTTGCCGCGCGTGGTGCCCAAACTCTCCTCCGACTACGTGGCGATCGACAGTGCGTACCGGACGGCCCGGCTCGCTACGACCGACGGCAGGCAGGTAGTGGTGAAGGGGACGCTCGTCGTCAACTTGCAGTGGCTGCGGGATGGCCTTCCGATCGCGGCCCTGTCGGCGGAGCGCATCATGTGCAAAGTGTACGAGTTAGCGAATGAGGCCTGGCACCA AATTCCGGGGGATATCCTCTACGTGTGGTGCACGCTCATGCCGGACGGCATCACGGCGTGGCTCATGACAGACGAGGAACAAGCCATTCTTAAACCGCATGACGTGGATCCGCTAGCTGGCTAA
- the LOC120947984 gene encoding uncharacterized protein LOC120947984, with protein sequence MAIECPVCTLYLRSGMTLAEHLDTHPKENVIKALVSMVKPDSLPPFGGEPVEELGTASEPVPAEGGSTAALHGQPGPSTSSTSASSSNTISFRPNDRTSASVGIFEAQPSLFLDNALIATSATSSSSSSSSSSSSSSSTTTPATVQVNLTSSQAPQVTVVKKIDVHGVPCFQVNNVTLVKRELVQPVAAAAPAPPPPPPPPPALPAPSVATVGTVPNELAAIGPLGDEYTEPSGSGTAAGGSSSRVVYPRYTNELYSGPPPPYSRAISSTVASSTQITPVQQQQQQTLQLSITKSSVGGLGVVGQQIQLLAKNLSEASVSAFKQYPASAVQTVSVLDRGSHEEPAAATASVASPSAPVGTPKLLYSVATTAGPRTAGTAITSTTTTTTANTPSASTALVDHLATGVPTITTTTGGTKTTVSASPSSSKSNVVKVLSNVKVHTDLKDFQDIIMHLNAGQMSIVGDKTSLIPPVTERRPSAFAASTPGRSLLAITPAKSELPAEQQQQQQQQPLCNTGMPTTKSEVEDLTGDYDHEVEYSGSWQEMDDHYADGEVRSQQWEGEEEEGAGGSSKRFRSASEQRETLPAAAASLDERMAPGEMATGGGGVACSSGSAMVTSVIRKTPQPVPCALSPPAPQQESKANVKRLVFRVAGNSATPTTVTISPAGPSSAPKIVRAWQGIKVEEDGTEPASSNADGIGGVAEPDRAANDASAINAAAAAAAPPPTATVSTSLDYGAIKQRRGGFRPPKKLAIKPKRTSVGEGPAPSTSGKQGAPMQVDEVEPAQPPAPTTMVMATALTTLADVVCTTAAAAQHLTAEPFCSSSFNGITAVIQKTEATAHAGPYATEQQQQQQQPNSSAGDGIADAYHHHHHHHHQPPDPVIKQEYSQPHAMPAPSASAAAGTLASSSAVYGARSSYGLVPTSTGTVSAASSSAPGGVRLMPQHRPSTEIDVGAYNISYVGEAGETIYHPLPKRDGKTFGAQELLPAGGNGLAAGGESGADGSTAAPAHPDSRRMEVEEVEEDEEELGEEQMELEEDDEDAPELEEEDEEEEEDEEEEEDEDDEDDEEEEEKELEEDLIDDEEKEAHEHGELVQEEEEEEEVQLGSDEEEEEDDDEEEEEEEEDEEEEEEDEYDDDDVYEVEPRPVAGRYDASSQPEAHGRRRLLMVVSKPATATVTASEAAEPNGPYERPLPVDPAAEVVASGSLVVKRLPAAVPGTPDDEKDLLEAGPSTRMLERSGIPRPKFRITNADPFRPTAGLEPVRKTEVDAEPEYECSDSKDFLEQSLGSNPAVGGSTVAAHEQIQTTGEPLVALKAAKAEPCHDGQDDGQDTSASSFLDLSTVRKGGLPAVPVTTDTSSSNSSSNSSNSSSSHSTTNISLSQHSHSQLSHRHSHSAVSGGCKEGGEGSGTSGGTRSLLSSGSSHASTSMERAPSTESLNIRTDEKMPAKGEISEQESNGDMDMTSWNHRMYAVVENMPIYPSSYDLSTAQECWNLSSRNQGIFAVTDHFYHQQQQQQQQQQQQQQQQHNSGSNNNSHGTTVNGQYMTSRVAFQFSSTGHQNLQQQQQQHQQHGSADAPLDGGMMQASKIEPPMDVDSDSGEVMPKLPFADMMVARMHEPPGAYDEVGSSHHHHHQQQQQQQTLHQPCEAKYEETIGTTSYFGVATCSAVPVMQQPTDDPVRPNRPKPSGSGVARTYRCTLCAKVFSSIKQRRLHQQCEHVDDLVALSSSHQQEMRGEEDNKPLMDGRQQQQLPQQQHQQQQQQQQQQQQQAQQQQQIYKKAPIPVVMNYHWMKQEIERKSEAALRSSRLLMAGSSAGSSTTVVLPGTSSGEAAPGQQQQQQQLVLEQHVQVQVQLQTDGGTVAALSASAESALLPAAHCSVAARNRSYVCSTCSREFDRFNLFNEHLLEHPVECSACGRHFKQWRNFSLHIKRHLGIKEHQCRMCGKRFVIKQKLIEHMRVHTGHAPIKCKLCNRTFKRFSNLAQHRKRYHLNRTVVKEEYVCQLCGEVFHTMAKMEWHKETHEKKPKSCPYCREKFIHRNSLTRHIRLSHTDKYAKLENKTEPCSICQQPYTKTSMRRHLETHTKERMAYACGICNKRFTTNWNLKQHKWTHTNPTMKPFQCTYCPSAFVRESDFVTHVNAHRSIRPYTCNHCGSQFIRKYNWIRHTREHEIDKGHRCDVCGRQFHRKYYLTEHKRIHTGERPFACNICGKTSATKTNHNKHVRIHHARDPLTAEG encoded by the exons ATGGCGATCGAATGTCCGGTCTGTACGCTGTACCTTCGGTCCGGCATGACGCTGGCCGAACATTTGGACACGCACCCGAAGGAGAACGTGATCAAGGCGCTGGTGAGCATGGTCAAGCCCGACAGTCTCCCTCCGTTCGGCGGCGAGCCGGTGGAGGAGCTGGGCACGGCGAGCGAGCCCGTTCCGGCGGAGGGTGGCAGCACCGCGGCGCTCCACGGGCAGCCGGGCccgagcaccagcagcacaagtgccagcagcagcaacacgatCTCATTTCGTCCGAACGATCGGACCTCGGCGTCCGTGGGGATTTTTGAGGCACAGCCGTCACTGTTTCTGGACAATGCGCTGATAGCAACGTCGGCCactagtagcagcagtagcagcagcagcagcagcagcagcagcagcagcactaccaCCCCCGCCACTGTACAAGTCAACCTTACCTCCAGCCAGGCACCGCAGGTCACCGTGGTGAAGAAGATCGATGTGCACGGTGTGCCGTGCTTTCAGGTAAACAATGTGACGCTGGTCAAGCGGGAGCTGGTACAGCcagtcgcagcagcagcgccggcaccaccaccccctccaccaccaccaccagcactgccAGCGCCGTCTGTCGCCACTGTCGGAACGGTGCCGAACGAGCTGGCGGCGATTGGGCCACTGGGCGACGAGTACACCGAGCCGAGCGGGAGTGGCACGGCAGCCGGCGGCAGCTCGTCCCGCGTCGTCTACCCGCGGTACACGAACGAGCTGTACTCGGGCCCACCGCCCCCGTACAGTCGCGCCATCTCGTCCACGGTGGCTTCCAGCACGCAGATCACgcccgtgcagcagcagcagcagcaaacgttgCAGCTGAGCATCACGAAGAGCAGCGTCGGCGGGCTCGGTGTGGTGGGCCAGCAGATTCAGCTGCTGGCGAAAAACCTGTCCGAGGCGTCGGTGTCCGCGTTCAAGCAGTACCCGGCCTCGGCAGTGCAAACCGTGTCCGTGCTGGACCGGGGCAGCCACGAGGAGCCAGCGGCAGCAACGGCGAGCGTCGCCTCGCCGTCGGCACCGGTCGGCACCCCGAAGCTGCTGTACAGTGTGGCGACAACGGCGGGCCCAAGAACGGCCGGGACTGCAATAacgtccaccaccaccacgaccaccgCCAACACGCCGAGCGCCAGCACCGCCCTGGTCGACCATCTGGCAACGGGTGTCCCGacgatcaccaccaccaccggcggtACCAAAACGACCGTCTCGGCGTCCCCGTCCTCGTCCAAGTCGAACGTGGTGAAGGTGCTGAGCAACGTGAAGGTGCACACCGATCTGAAGGACTTCCAGGACATCATCATGCACCTGAACGCGGGCCAGATGTCGATCGTCGGCGACAAAACGTCCCTGATACCGCCAGTTACCGAGCGGCGCCCGTCGGCGTTCGCGGCGAGCACACCGGGCCGTTCCCTGCTCGCGATAACGCCGGCGAAGAGCGAGCTCCcggcggagcagcagcagcagcagcagcagcaaccgctcTGTAACACCGGCATGCCGACGACCAAGAGCGAGGTAGAGGACTTGACCGGCGATTACGATCACGAGGTGGAGTACAGTGGCAGCTGGCAGGAGATGGACGACCATTATGCCGACGGTGAGGTGCGCAGCCAGCAGTGGGAGGGCGAGGAAGAGGAGGGTGCGGGCGGAAGCAGCAAGCGGTTCCGTAGCGCTAGCGAGCAGCGGGAAACGCTGCCGGCGGCCGCCGCATCGCTGGACGAGCGGATGGCTCCGGGCGAAATGGcaaccggtggtggtggtgtggccTGCTCCAGCGGCAGTGCGATGGTCACGAGCGTCATCCGCAAGACGCCGCAGCCCGTGCCCTGTGCCCTGTCGCCACCCGCGCCTCAGCAGGAGTCGAAAGCGAACGTGAAGCGGCTGGTGTTTCGCGTGGCCGGCAACAGTGCCACCCCGACGACGGTTACGATATCGCCTGCGGGGCCTTCCAGCGCGCCGAAAATTGTGCGCGCCTGGCAGGGGATCAAGGTGGAGGAGGACGGCACGGAGCCAGCGTCGAGCAATGCGGACGGAATTGGTGGTGTGGCTGAACCGGATAGGGCAGCAAACGACGCAAGTGCAAtaaacgcagcagcagcagcagcagcaccgccacCTACAGCAACAGTCAGCACGAGTCTCGATTACGGCGCGATCAAGCAGAGGCGAGGGGGTTTCCGGCCGCCGAAAAAGTTAGCAATCAAACCGAAACGTACGTCGGTGGGGGAAGGCCCCGCGCCGTCCACCTCGGGGAAGCAGGGCGCACCGATGCAGGTGGACGAGGTCGAGCCGGCGCAACCGCCCGCACCGACAACGATGGTAATGGCCACCGCGCTTACCACGCTGGCGGATGTCGTGTGCACGACTGCTGCGGCCGCCCAGCACCTCACCGCGGAACCGTTTTGCTCGTCGTCGTTCAACGGCATCACCGCCGTAATTCAGAAGACTGAAGCAACCGCTCACGCGGGCCCGTACGCGAcggagcagcaacagcagcagcagcagcctaaCAGCTCGGCCGGGGACGGGATTGCCGACgcatatcatcatcatcatcatcatcatcaccagccCCCGGACCCCGTCATCAAGCAGGAATACTCGCAGCCGCACGCCATGCCAGCACCATCggcgtcagcagcagcgggcaCACTTGCCTCCAGTTCGGCCGTGTACGGTGCGCGATCGTCGTACGGGCTCGTGCCGACCAGCACCGGCACTGTCTCCGCTGCTAGTTCGAGCGCACCGGGCGGCGTTCGCCTAATGCCACAGCACCGCCCATCGACCGAGATCGACGTCGGCGCGTACAACATCTCGTACGTTGGCGAGGCGGGCGAAACGATCTACCATCCGCTGCCGAAGCGCGATGGCAAAACGTTCGGGGCGCAGGAGTTGCTGCCGGCGGGCGGCAATGGGCTGGCGGCTGGGGGCGAGAGCGGTGCCGATGGTTCCACTGCCGCCCCGGCCCACCCGGACAGTCGCCGGATGGAAGtcgaggaggtggaggaggacgaggaggagctgGGAGAGGAGCAGATGGAGCTGGAAGAGGACGACGAGGATGCACCAGAGCttgaggaggaggatgaggaggaagaagaggacgaggaggaggaggaagatgaagacgatgaggacgatgaggaggaggaggagaaggagctgGAGGAGGATTTGATCGACGATGAGGAAAAGGAAGCACATGAGCACGGCGAGCTCGtacaggaggaggaggaggaggaagaggtaCAGCTGGGTagcgacgaggaggaggaagaggatgatgatgaggaagaggaagaggaggaagaggatgaagaggaggaggaggaggacgagtacgatgatgacgatgtgTACGAGGTCGAGCCGCGGCCCGTCGCTGGCCGGTACGATGCGTCCTCCCAGCCGGAGGCGCACGGCCGTCGCCGATTGCTGATGGTGGTCAGCAAGCCTGCGACAGCCACCGTCACTGCATCGGAAGCGGCCGAACCGAACGGCCCGTACGAACGCCCTTTGCCGGTGGACCCGGCGGCTGAGGTTGTGGCGAGCGGCAGCTTAGTGGTGAAGCGGCTGCCGGCAGCCGTGCCCGGCACGCCGGACGACGAGAAGGATTTGCTGGAGGCGGGACCGTCCACCCGCATGCTCGAGCGGAGCGGCATTCCGCGGCCAAAGTTCCGCATCACCAATGCCGACCCGTTCCGGCCGACGGCAGGGCTGGAACCGGTGCGGAAGACGGAGGTGGACGCGGAGCCGGAGTACGAGTGCTCCGACAGCAAGGACTTTTTGGAGCAGAGCCTGGGCAGCAACCCTGCGGTCGGCGGTTCGACCGTGGCCGCGCACGAACAGATCCAAACGACGGGCGAGCCGCTGGTTGCGCTGAAGGCGGCCAAAGCCGAACCGTGCCACGACGGGCAGGACGACGGGCAGGACACGTCCGCATCCTCGTTTCTTGATCTGAGCACGGTGCGGAAGGGTGGGCTGCCGGCAGTTCCTGTTACCACGgacacgagcagcagcaacagcagcagcaacagcagcaacagtagcagcagtcaCAGCACCACAAACATCAGCCTCAGCCAGCACAGCCACAGCCAGCTGAGCCACCGTCACAGTCACAGCGCGGTGAGCGGTGGTTGCAAGGAGGGAGGCGAAGGGAGCGGCACGAGTGGCGGAACGCGCTCCCTGCTGTCGTCCGGTTCGTCGCACGCGTCCACCAGCATGGAGCGGGCACCCTCGACCGAGAGCTTGAACATCCGCACGGACGAAAAGATGCCGGCGAAGGGGGAAATTTCCGAGCAGGAAAGCAACGGCGACATGGACATGACGTCGTGGAACCATCGG ATGTACGCCGTGGTCGAGAATATGCCCATCTATCCGAGCTCGTACGATTTATCGACCGCACAGGAGTGCTGGAATCTGAGCAGCCGCAATCAGGGCATCTTTGCCGTGACGGACCATTtctaccaccagcagcagcagcagcagcagcagcagcagcaacagcagcagcaacaacacaacagtGGTAGTAATAATAACTCACACGGCACCACGGTCAACGGCCAGTACATGACGTCACGCGTTGCTTT CCAATTTTCCTCAACCGGTCATCAaaacctgcagcagcagcagcagcagcaccagcagcacggtTCGGCCGATGCGCCCTTGGATGGCGGTATGATGCAGGCGAGCAAGATCGAACCGCCGATGGATGTGGACAGCGATAGCGGGGAGGTGATGCCGAAGCTGCCGTTTGCGGACATGATGGTAGCGCGCATGCACGAGCCACCGGGTGCATACGATGAGGTGGGCAgcagccaccaccatcaccaccagcagcagcagcagcaacaaacgcTGCACCAGCCGTGTGAAGCCAAGTACGAGGAAACGATCGGTACGACGTCCTACTTTGGTGTTGCGACCTGCTCCGCCGTACCGGTGATGCAGCAGCCGACGGACGATCCCGTGCGGCCCAACCGACCGAAACCGTCCGGCAGCGGTGTCGCGCGCACCTACCGCTGTACGCTCTGCGCCAAGGTGTTCAGCTCGATCAAGCAACGGCGGCTGCACCAGCAGTGCGAGCACGTGGACGATCTGGTGGCACTGTCCTCGTCGCACCAGCAGGAGATGCGCGGCGAGGAGGACAATAAGCCGTTAATGGATGGcagacagcaacagcagttgccccagcagcagcaccagcagcagcagcagcagcagcagcagcaacagcaacaggcacagcaacagcagcaaatataCAAGAAGGCGCCGATTCCCGTGGTGATGAACTATCACTGGATGAAGCAGGAGATAGAGCGAAAGAGTGAGGCGGCGCTGCGTAGCAGCCGGTTGCTGATGGCGGGCAGCAGCGCTGGCAGCAGCACGACTGTCGTCCTGCCCGGCACGAGCAGCGGGGAGGCGGCAccgggccagcagcagcagcagcagcagctagtgCTAGAGCAGCACGTGCAGGTGCAGGTGCAGCTGCAGACCGACGGTGGAACCGTTGCGGCGTTGAGCGCGTCCGCTGAGAGCGCGCTGCTGCCGGCGGCTCACTGCTCGGTAGCGGCACGCAACCGTTCGTACGTGTGCAGCACCTGCAGCCGGGAGTTCGACCGGTTCAACCTGTTCAACGAGCATCTGCTGGAGCATCCGGTGGAGTGTTCCGCGTGCGGGCGGCACTTCAAGCAGTGGCGCAACTTTTCGCTCCACATCAAGCGGCACCTCGGCATCAAGGAGCACCAGTGCCGGATGTGCGGCAAGCGGTTCGTCATCAAGCAGAAGCTGATCGAGCATATGCGGGTGCACACGGGGCACGCGCCGATCAAGTGCAAGCTGTGCAACCGAACGTTCAAGCGGTTCTCCAACCTGGCCCAGCACCGGAAGCGCTACCATCTGAACCGCACCGTCGTGAAGGAGGAGTACGTGTGCCAGCTGTGCGGCGAGGTGTTCCACACGATGGCCAAGATGGAGTGGCACAAGGAGACGCACGAGAAGAAGCCAAAATCGTGCCCGTACTGTCGGGAGAAGTtcatacaccgcaacagcttGACGCGCCACATCCGGCTGTCCCACACGGACAAGTACGCGAAGCTGGAGAACAAAACCGAACCGTGCAGCATCTGCCAGCAGCCGTACACGAAGACGAGCATGCGGCGCCACCTGGAGACGCACACCAAGGAGCGGATGGCGTACGCGTGCGGCATCTGCAACAAGCGGTTCACCACCAACTGGAACCTGAAGCAGCACAAGTGGACGCACACGAACCCGACGATGAAACCGTTCCAGTGCACGTACTGCCCGAGCGCGTTCGTGCGCGAGTCGGACTTTGTCACGCACGTCAATGCGCACCGGTCGATCCGGCCGTACACGTGCAATCACTGTGGCAGCCAGTTCATCCGGAAGTACAACTGGATCCGGCACACGCGCGAGCACGAGATCGACAAGGGGCACCGGTGCGACGTGTGCGGCCGCCAGTTCCACCGGAAGTACTACCTGACCGAGCACAAGCGCATCCACACGGGCGAGCGGCCGTTCGCGTGCAACATCTGCGGCAAGACGTCCGCGACCAAGACGAACCACAACAAGCACGTGCGGATACATCACGCGCGCGACCCGCTCACGGCGGAAGGGTAA